AAACAGGTCTCAGCTTTGACAGGAGTTCATTAGAAGACTGTATAGGAGTTATATTCTGCTTCAGCCGTTCATCAGAGTTGTAATCTATAGCACTGGCTTTAACCGTTCCGGCTACGTCTAGTTTGGCTGATGCAGAAGGTGCAGTACCTATCCCTACACTTCCGGTTCCGGAAAATACAAGGTTTTTACCATTAAGATCTACATTTCTGGCTGCTAAAGGCGTTGTAATGCTGCCGTCTGCCATATATATATTTGAGCTTACACTTTCCCAGGTGGTTCCGCTCCAGTAATAATAGCCGGATTGGGTGATTTTAGCCACTTTTGCAGTAGGAGAAGCCGGAGCAGAGGTAGCATAGATCATCAGGGATTCCGTTCCGGGTTGTATATTATTGGTCATTGTCTGAATCTGGTCACCTGTGAGACGGGGAATCATTAATCCTTCTGTTTGTGAAGCACCGTTGGTTTTTGCCCGGATATCAAGGGTAGATTTAGGATCGGGTGTATTAATCCCGACTTGGGAGAAAAGAAATGAGCCGGAAATAATGCTTCCGATAAGGCAAAGCTTAGACATTGCAGTGCTGTGAGCCTGCAGGATAGTAGAGTTTTTCATAGTTTTTAAATGCTTTTTATTGTAGTCGTATATTCAGAATTCCTTAGTGTAGTTTTTTTAATAGATCCCGGAGTATTATTTTTGATTTTTCAATGAGTTCATTTGACCTGTAAAGCTGGCTGGTAAGAATAGAACTTTCAAACAGAAGGTAAATGTGAGCTGCAAGAAGTTCATCCTTAATCTCGCTGCTAAAAGAAAT
This region of Chryseobacterium vaccae genomic DNA includes:
- a CDS encoding tail fiber domain-containing protein, whose protein sequence is MKNSTILQAHSTAMSKLCLIGSIISGSFLFSQVGINTPDPKSTLDIRAKTNGASQTEGLMIPRLTGDQIQTMTNNIQPGTESLMIYATSAPASPTAKVAKITQSGYYYWSGTTWESVSSNIYMADGSITTPLAARNVDLNGKNLVFSGTGSVGIGTAPSASAKLDVAGTVKASAIDYNSDERLKQNITPIQSSNELLSKLRPVSYFWNEKGKKKGGNAQLQYGLIAQEVEKVLPNIVNTDNEGYKSVNYNELIPLLLQTVQEQDKKIDELQREIQVLKKAK